The Ailuropoda melanoleuca isolate Jingjing unplaced genomic scaffold, ASM200744v2 unplaced-scaffold9170, whole genome shotgun sequence genomic sequence GGCCTGAACTGACCCCCTGCTTCAAAGATCTGCCCGTTCCAGGCCCGGAAGCGCACAGCCCGCTTGGCCAGGGTCTGCCCCGTGCCCTCCTGCCACACGGTCATGTTAAGGCAATGGATGGTGATATGCTGTGTCACCTCAGAGCTTAGCAGGTGCAGAAAGTTCATCTGGACCCGGCTGACAGCAAACTCGACCTGTGGCAGAGACGcagaagtgagggaggggcaggccgGCTGCCCAAGGCTCTCAGaaaccctcccctctctctgcaggGCGCAGGGAGGAGCTCTTCCCTGGTAAGCATTTCCCAGCTTCGCTCCCAGACATGGGCGCACTTGAGACACAGGGCAACCAAGGTCTGTATGAACTGGTCCACAGCCAAGGAGTAACAAGGAAGGGAGAGCGCCAAGGCCTGCCTGACCGCAAAGCCAGATCGATGAGGGTCCTGTCACCCGATCCACCCCCCAGTTCATGGGTGCGTGGGAGTGGGGGTTGTCTTTGGAGCTGAGTGGGGATCCCAGAGCCCAGAGGGGAAGAGGAACTAGCCCAAGATCGAGAGGCTCTTCAAGCGCAGGAGAAATGGGAAGTGACCTCCCCACCCTTTCCAAGTCCCAAGATGCCAGAAATGGCAGTGACCTCCAGCAAGGATGGCATTTATGGCTTCGGTGGGTCCCCTGAAAGCCGGACAGTTGGTTTGTCTTTGTATAATGCAAGCGCTTGATTGAAGCTCTGATTGCCTAGGCAGCCTCTCCAAAGCCGCTATCTCGAAGAAAAGCTTTGCCAGCCACGGACTAGAGGAAAAGGCCGGCCGCCTCCCCGCGCTGAGCCTCCTTTGTTTTAGACTTCAAGATTGCCGAAGCTGGCCGTCTGGGCcgcttgttttttctcttcctgtgcttCAAATTCCcactcttatattttaaattcaccaattaaGAGTGAGCCCAGGAAGCCCTAAGCCCCTCACCGTGGACCCCGATAAAAGAACCCCAGGCCCCCacactcgtgtgctctctctctctctcccggcAACCTGGCTGGGTGGCCCCTGGTGTGCTGTGCAATTTCCAGGTCCTACAGGTAGcaaacctttattttttcaaagtttcttggTAGTGAAGGGCATCTTGTGATCATGTAAGAACCACAAGGGCTGGTCCAGCCCCCGCGTTGGTTATTTGATGGGCTGAGACCAGTACAAAATGGTGGTCATTGTTCCTGATAGGGATGGTGACCCGGATGGACAGTGAGGCCACCCATGCAGGTGCCAACTCTGGCCTCACCCCTCTGCCGGGTGGGTTTTCGCTTCAAGTCAGAGTCAGAGGGGGAAAGGGCCTGGCCGGCGGGGCAGGGGGGGTTACTGGTGAGGTTACTGTGTTTCCTGGTGAatcccagtgcctgacacagtgtctggcatatggtAAGAACCCAGCAAGGCCTGCTGACCGGCTGGCCCACGGAAAGCTTCCCAGGCCCTGGGTCTGACCCAGTCAGCCTAAGGCACCTTCTGGAGCCTCCCCAGGAGGCCTGATGGGATGGGATGGGTCTCTGGGTCCCCGCCTCCCCTAGAGGCAGGTGGGCTCCTCTCCCTGGAGCCTGAATCCTCCCATACGGAGGACTGGCCGCCCCAGCAGACCCACAATCCACCATGGGGTACCCTGGGCAGGGGAGCTGTGGCACCCCACAGCCGCCGCCCACCCTGGCTTGCTGGTGAGCTGCCCTGAGCCACCTCAAGTGCTCAGCCCAGAGACAGGCCCGTGGAAAGCAGGCATTGCGCATTAGCGAAAACCTGCATACGCACCTCGGGCACCATGACCTAGTTCGTACTGATGGCTCCTGGTTCTCCAAGCCTGGCCAGCCTGGCCAACTATGCTATTTTAGATATTAGGCAGAAAGttctatttgaaataaaaaccagTAACACCACACATCTTGAAAGGGTGTAGAAACCACAGATTTAGAACAATCATCCCCCgatttatagaagagaaaaccgAGGGTCCCAAAGAAGCCATGCAGCAGGACAGTCAAGGCTCAGACCAAAACTTGGGTGGGCGCTGGCCCAGGACCCGGTGGGCATAGAGAGGGCCAGTCGGCGGCCGACAGGGAGCCGACAGGTACCTTGGAGGCTGTGATGGGCTTGAGACACGTTTGTCCACCATGGGTGAAGTTGCAGGAAACTTCGATGGTGTCAGATGAGCAGCCAAGGTTTGGATCCACCCAGTAGGTGCCTATAGGCGGAGTGGAGGAGGGATGGTACATGTATGTGcgggggagggagcccagggcccagTTCTGCAGGTGGACCCTGAACCTTGGAACCCGCTGAGCCCCAGTCGGGCCTGAAGTCgggaaagggagcagaaaagGATTCTAGGAGCCACAGAGATGGAAGGAAACGCTCTGGGCAGAGCTCACAGCTGGCAGAGCCCCGGAGAGGCCAAGTGGCTGAGCGCTTGCCCACGCGGCTACTGTGAAGggtccattttacagagggggcaGCTGAGGCCTGAGAGAGGCTGAATCACTAGCCCAAAGGATTTAGGGCTCATCTAGCTGAATGGGTTCTTCCCCAAGGCTAGTGATCCTCCCAGGgcttgctgggggaggagggaaatcaGGCCTCTACCCCACCCGCTAGACACCTCTGCTGGCATCTGGTTTCCCCGCGGGGCTTCCAAGGGAGCCAAAGACCCCACAGCCGAAAGAGTGGGACAACCAGCCACTGGTCCACCTTCTTGTCAGTGGAGGGAAGTGGTGTGGACAGAAAGGGGGGAAATCCTGGCTCTCAGGGCATCGATGACAACCCCCTCCCAACCCACCCAGTCCCCTGTCCCCTCCTGGCCCTTGGGGGCTTGTCCTGCCAAAGCTCTTGTCTCCTTGCACTGAAATGGTTGCCCCCAGCTTGCAGATCTGTGGCCTCTGAAAGGGTAAAACCACTCGTCCCCACCCCACGAGGCACAAGGTCTGCCATATTGCGAGGCTCAGTGACCGTTGAGCGGATAAGGGACTACCTCATGTGCCTGCCTCCCTAAGGATGGAAACTTGGCCCCAATGAACTAAGGCTTGaatgctccctctccccaccccttccagaaCTCCCCTGCCCCGCCTGCTCCACCCCTGGGGCAGGAAGCCCCCTCTTCAGACCCCACGGGCCCTCATACCATCCACCATCTTCTGCTCACAATCCATGAGGTCCCGGCAGACCCGGGCGGGGTTCTCTTTGGTGCCCAGGGGCGTCTTAATGCTCTGGATGAGGTTGCTGAGGTAGTGTAAGGTTTTGAAGATCTCCCCTCCCTGGTCCAGCACCAGCCGGTCCGGATGGTTGTAACCCTGTCGCgaagagagagggaggccacCGGCCGCCTGAGGTCTTGGCCTGGCCCAAGGGTCTTAGCCTCCATGGCCCCAAGTTCCCGCTACTCAGGAGACGTCCCTGAGTTCCTAGGGGTGTGATGGGGCTCCCTCCacttgacagataaggaaactgggggcCAGGAAC encodes the following:
- the LOC117800933 gene encoding collagen alpha-1(XXVII) chain-like, which gives rise to MDTNGALKAEGYNHPDRLVLDQGGEIFKTLHYLSNLIQSIKTPLGTKENPARVCRDLMDCEQKMVDGTYWVDPNLGCSSDTIEVSCNFTHGGQTCLKPITASKVEFAVSRVQMNFLHLLSSEVTQHITIHCLNMTVWQEGTGQTLAKRAVRFRAWNGQIFEAGGQFRPEVSMDGCKVTPGAPHRPLMHGQVEKMCFIIK